From one Salinibacterium hongtaonis genomic stretch:
- a CDS encoding DUF5979 domain-containing protein, which translates to MTLRAPMLPFRAVRRGRHRLRRSPLVAVLAATLVLLLGGSTAVATTMGAAPAAAAGVAGLSVTKTVDAKTALAPGEEFTYTVDVACADSACLDVVLTDTMPSEFLGFEFVGAPVVTTSTVPTTVALTGCTTAVTAACVLTATVTQAIDGDTGVIPAGDGFVLMFTLKVPQNLTPAWQNNGAPITNTATATASNAAPTSDDAVVTVTVAVDVDLGITKTWLPASQQFQPGVQSTMTLTTRNTSNVPAESLAIQDPQVADANSATLPTSNPFRLVDFAGFGAVTMPQGADRVQVDAYVLDGGVWVWKSGTPAATATLPVGVTAPNVAGLRFSFTDAAGDATIAANGVSGSVAVTVAQRATNREGGASLVLGASANNVAEATVVVPGETPEVKKAEAPYVIGGLNVLVTASKSITPANIPAGGKAAAAISARNDSNGPLTSLTLSDVDFFTADVLFGGFDSAPVWPGGATAASVIWHVGGAAQAPVAFASAATPVAPAGVITGFELVFTGQIAVGATAGADFTIAPTPAFVPTAAASPKPLTNIVTAKAVNPAGDKSATDDAPLNVYFPEIDLSIEKEIKPSGAIPVGGTVVVQLSGVTSGDSKYVAPNKIVITDAATGEADDFWEAFSPTAIAPTQVPKGSTLLVEYRDATGWHSLVTMDATAEAKLLEHTIGAALVPTIVGLRYTFVSVGADFAQATAVAPNAVFQANSTLRTSGSPVAPVVPGVTYNNLAIAQAHGLAGGTTPVASPEKPGDADVTVVPNPGAGVLYADKKWRTIGGSDLTTLVAQSGNDAVTRLSWGVPVSGFSSVTISDPAGNEANPGSTTFQAFDLKRIQSRSANPTTTMQEPLLQWDSVSTIELFYGGVWNVVAPPAGSWMNTAGFKGYSLTPTEVAASTGVRITVIPNDAARTAATTDPLRALPGSGIATGTADASRHFDLDWTLRNTVRDTTSTKWATGTTTFNLGAADKGSLRNTVSIDGTRFIGSPAQGTAHDDITLTDFPPNVGLEVTTSKPKLVIPNPGDVDTTIYPTVDIALVAESTALSRASFLRVTAGTECGPTMPGCRTSATDHDANPFAGATYSATSPFERLDITKLTFTVPAAEVSKNHSMVTLWLRAADGTLTTAVHTITAAELLTAAQLQDVVGVSVVYQASSPATDGGSIVNGSDYSMVFGTQLRETLRGGGTTDFVVPTSLDGFGYAQSYDPVLRPTGADSMPIAADSAPVALVSGELDVMAGKAITPVSVIERDRATTPVTVTLSANDGASTAATHEVVITDTDSRFWNAVQLSSLDTVTKPDGSDRVRVDVQLGTSTWVQGAAGATATLPTVTLADVTGIRFIFDRADGGLFSTTALPADWAASAAFVVDLRSELRDGGAIAFPSSVPNEIDVESRRTETVQLFTPATDDAAASFALETGAFSLDVSKTPAGNVHTYRAGDVVTWTIQFSNTGSGFLPITTVTDTLPAHFLFTGDEPVYTTSAGGLLTTTPTLDTSSGNLVFTWPAGNTRMAPGEIFTITLDTTIEHGAPTPTTNRVVVDTGSALAACTNVSGNGQGNILGLPANQCGTTNYAQIIQGANISATKSVRGEIDGTLVTGAVNTVNATRTCLSDADGFFRNPCAANTVVGATDEWKLTALNSGTESVTALTIVDPLPTAGDRMLDQGGPRDSAWRPVFDESFGLSFTGMPAGATASWHVSTDSAVCVGTGPSSAWGTDSTCAANTWVPESTFSGDWADVTGIRVVYDFTGTATGLLEPGAGVTLLMRTINEPVTAADASLAPVTAPVGSPVAWNQMGTTATFVTSPAMRRAPAKVGVTLASGPLSVTKVVDGDAAAHAPASFDVNVSCEVGGVPVNLGSAAVLTLDASNSLTNRIDGIPLGAECTVAEAGALGAYNETMRTGDVTVLTIDTAASAADAVPAAQTATITNTYEWGSLAINKIANKAFAAIGEDVTYTITVTNTGERTAVAQTVSDTLPESARVVSTSPVAAQSGTELEWDIASLAPGDSTSFTVVVQYDGVGTRVNSASVTVPPGPWLPVTPADPCGDDPTASCVSVSVLALTVTGVSGLDFALMLGLVLLIVGALIAIAQRGRMRTA; encoded by the coding sequence ATGACCTTGCGTGCTCCCATGCTTCCGTTCCGCGCCGTTCGCCGTGGGCGCCACCGACTGCGCCGCTCACCCCTAGTCGCGGTGCTTGCCGCAACCCTCGTGCTGCTGCTCGGCGGTTCGACCGCCGTCGCAACGACGATGGGGGCCGCGCCGGCGGCCGCAGCCGGTGTTGCCGGTCTCAGCGTGACCAAGACGGTCGACGCGAAGACGGCGTTGGCTCCGGGCGAGGAGTTCACCTACACGGTCGACGTTGCGTGTGCAGACTCCGCCTGCCTCGACGTCGTGCTGACCGACACGATGCCGAGCGAGTTCCTCGGCTTCGAGTTCGTCGGGGCTCCTGTTGTCACGACGAGCACCGTGCCGACGACGGTTGCGCTCACGGGGTGCACGACGGCCGTGACGGCGGCCTGCGTGCTCACCGCAACGGTGACGCAGGCGATCGATGGAGACACGGGTGTGATCCCCGCTGGTGACGGCTTCGTTCTGATGTTCACGCTCAAGGTTCCGCAAAACCTCACCCCCGCGTGGCAGAACAACGGCGCCCCCATCACCAATACGGCGACGGCAACGGCCAGCAACGCGGCGCCCACATCCGACGATGCCGTCGTGACCGTGACGGTTGCCGTCGACGTTGACCTCGGGATCACCAAGACCTGGCTGCCGGCCTCACAGCAGTTCCAGCCCGGTGTGCAGTCCACGATGACGCTGACCACCCGCAACACTTCGAATGTTCCCGCCGAGTCGCTGGCTATTCAGGACCCGCAGGTCGCAGATGCAAACTCTGCCACGCTGCCGACCTCAAACCCGTTCCGCCTGGTCGACTTCGCGGGCTTCGGTGCCGTGACGATGCCGCAGGGTGCCGACCGCGTTCAGGTCGATGCCTACGTGCTCGACGGTGGTGTGTGGGTCTGGAAGTCGGGAACACCAGCGGCGACGGCGACCCTGCCCGTCGGTGTAACAGCGCCGAATGTGGCCGGTCTGCGATTCAGCTTCACGGATGCTGCGGGTGATGCAACGATCGCCGCCAACGGTGTGAGCGGCAGCGTCGCGGTCACCGTCGCCCAGCGCGCGACCAACCGCGAGGGTGGAGCTAGCCTCGTGCTCGGAGCCAGCGCGAATAACGTCGCCGAGGCAACCGTTGTGGTTCCCGGAGAGACGCCAGAGGTCAAAAAAGCTGAAGCGCCCTACGTGATCGGTGGACTCAATGTGCTGGTGACAGCGTCGAAGTCGATCACGCCAGCGAACATCCCTGCCGGAGGCAAGGCCGCGGCCGCGATCAGCGCTCGCAATGATTCGAACGGCCCGCTCACGAGCCTGACGCTTTCTGACGTCGACTTCTTCACTGCTGACGTCCTCTTCGGCGGCTTCGACTCCGCTCCCGTCTGGCCCGGTGGGGCGACCGCGGCATCCGTCATCTGGCATGTCGGAGGCGCTGCCCAGGCACCCGTCGCGTTCGCATCCGCCGCCACCCCTGTCGCTCCTGCCGGTGTCATTACGGGCTTTGAACTCGTGTTCACCGGTCAGATCGCGGTGGGTGCCACGGCAGGGGCCGACTTCACGATCGCACCGACCCCGGCGTTCGTGCCCACGGCAGCGGCTTCGCCGAAGCCGCTCACCAACATCGTGACAGCCAAGGCCGTCAACCCCGCTGGCGATAAGTCCGCGACGGATGATGCTCCGCTCAACGTCTACTTTCCCGAGATCGACCTGAGCATCGAGAAGGAGATCAAGCCGTCGGGAGCGATCCCCGTCGGCGGCACCGTTGTGGTGCAGCTCTCCGGCGTCACCTCGGGCGATTCGAAGTATGTAGCCCCCAACAAGATCGTCATCACCGACGCGGCGACGGGTGAGGCTGACGACTTCTGGGAGGCGTTCAGCCCCACGGCCATCGCGCCGACCCAGGTGCCTAAGGGCTCGACGCTGCTCGTCGAGTACAGGGACGCAACGGGATGGCACTCGCTGGTGACAATGGATGCGACGGCTGAAGCCAAGCTGTTGGAGCACACGATCGGCGCGGCACTCGTGCCGACCATCGTCGGACTCCGCTACACGTTCGTTTCGGTGGGCGCCGACTTCGCTCAGGCCACGGCGGTTGCCCCGAATGCCGTCTTCCAGGCAAACTCGACGCTGCGCACTTCGGGTAGCCCCGTTGCTCCCGTCGTGCCCGGAGTCACGTACAACAACCTCGCCATCGCGCAGGCCCACGGCCTAGCGGGTGGCACCACGCCGGTTGCGAGTCCTGAGAAGCCGGGAGACGCCGACGTAACCGTCGTACCGAACCCCGGCGCCGGCGTGCTCTACGCCGACAAGAAGTGGCGCACGATCGGCGGATCTGACCTTACGACCCTCGTCGCGCAGTCGGGCAACGACGCCGTGACCCGCCTTTCGTGGGGTGTTCCCGTTTCAGGATTCTCCTCGGTCACCATCAGCGATCCCGCTGGCAACGAGGCAAACCCTGGCTCGACCACCTTCCAGGCGTTCGACCTCAAGCGCATCCAGTCACGATCTGCAAATCCCACCACAACAATGCAGGAACCGCTTCTGCAGTGGGACAGCGTCAGCACCATCGAGCTCTTCTACGGCGGTGTCTGGAACGTCGTCGCACCGCCCGCCGGATCGTGGATGAACACCGCAGGGTTCAAGGGCTACAGCCTGACGCCGACCGAAGTTGCCGCCTCCACGGGTGTGCGCATCACGGTGATCCCCAACGACGCTGCCCGTACCGCAGCGACAACAGACCCGCTCCGGGCGCTGCCTGGTTCGGGTATCGCGACCGGAACCGCCGACGCCTCTCGCCACTTCGACCTCGACTGGACCCTGCGCAACACCGTTCGAGACACGACGTCGACGAAGTGGGCCACGGGAACCACGACCTTCAACCTGGGGGCAGCAGACAAGGGCTCGCTGCGCAACACCGTCAGCATCGACGGAACCCGCTTCATCGGTTCTCCTGCACAGGGCACGGCTCACGACGACATCACGCTGACCGACTTTCCCCCGAACGTGGGTCTGGAGGTAACGACAAGCAAGCCCAAGCTCGTGATCCCCAACCCGGGTGACGTCGACACGACGATCTACCCGACGGTGGATATCGCGCTCGTCGCCGAAAGCACGGCGCTGTCCCGCGCATCCTTCCTGCGGGTGACCGCCGGCACGGAGTGCGGGCCGACAATGCCCGGATGCCGCACGTCGGCAACCGACCACGACGCCAACCCGTTCGCGGGGGCGACATACAGTGCGACGAGCCCGTTCGAGCGTCTCGACATCACCAAGCTCACGTTCACGGTTCCCGCAGCCGAGGTCAGCAAGAACCACTCGATGGTCACGCTGTGGCTGCGCGCGGCCGACGGCACCCTAACGACGGCGGTTCACACGATCACTGCCGCAGAGTTGCTCACCGCAGCCCAGTTGCAGGACGTGGTCGGCGTTAGCGTCGTCTACCAGGCGAGCAGCCCGGCCACCGACGGCGGATCGATCGTCAACGGCTCCGACTACTCGATGGTCTTCGGTACCCAGCTTCGGGAGACGCTGCGCGGCGGAGGAACGACAGACTTCGTCGTTCCCACGTCGCTCGATGGCTTCGGCTACGCCCAGAGCTACGACCCCGTCCTGCGCCCAACAGGCGCCGACTCGATGCCGATCGCGGCCGATTCAGCACCGGTCGCGCTCGTCAGCGGAGAGCTCGATGTCATGGCGGGCAAGGCCATCACCCCGGTCAGCGTCATCGAGCGCGACCGTGCGACCACTCCCGTGACGGTGACGCTGTCAGCCAACGACGGCGCCTCGACCGCGGCAACGCACGAGGTCGTCATCACCGATACCGACTCCCGTTTCTGGAACGCCGTGCAGCTCTCTTCGCTGGACACGGTCACCAAGCCGGACGGCTCCGACCGCGTTCGGGTGGATGTTCAGCTCGGCACATCAACGTGGGTGCAGGGCGCGGCAGGTGCCACCGCGACGCTGCCGACCGTGACGCTCGCTGATGTCACGGGCATCCGCTTCATCTTCGACCGTGCCGATGGCGGGCTGTTCTCGACCACGGCGCTGCCCGCCGACTGGGCCGCATCCGCTGCCTTCGTCGTTGACCTCCGCAGCGAGCTTCGTGATGGAGGCGCCATTGCGTTCCCGTCGAGCGTGCCCAACGAGATCGATGTCGAATCGCGCCGCACCGAGACCGTGCAGCTCTTCACCCCCGCAACGGACGATGCGGCAGCATCCTTTGCCCTGGAAACGGGAGCCTTTTCGCTTGACGTGTCGAAGACACCAGCGGGCAACGTGCACACCTACCGGGCCGGGGATGTCGTCACGTGGACGATCCAGTTCAGCAACACGGGCAGCGGCTTCCTTCCCATCACCACTGTGACCGACACCCTGCCGGCGCACTTCCTGTTCACGGGCGACGAGCCGGTCTACACCACGTCGGCGGGTGGCCTCCTGACCACAACGCCAACGCTCGACACATCATCCGGAAACCTGGTCTTCACCTGGCCGGCCGGCAACACGAGAATGGCGCCGGGCGAGATATTCACGATCACCCTCGACACCACGATCGAGCACGGGGCGCCAACCCCCACCACCAACCGCGTTGTGGTTGACACCGGCAGCGCCCTCGCGGCATGCACCAACGTCTCGGGTAACGGCCAAGGCAACATCTTGGGCCTGCCGGCCAACCAGTGTGGAACCACCAACTACGCCCAGATCATTCAGGGTGCCAACATCTCGGCGACCAAGAGTGTGCGGGGCGAGATCGACGGCACGCTCGTGACCGGGGCCGTCAACACGGTCAACGCCACGCGCACCTGCCTCTCCGACGCCGACGGCTTCTTCCGTAACCCGTGTGCCGCCAACACGGTCGTCGGCGCGACCGACGAGTGGAAGCTCACCGCGCTCAACAGTGGAACGGAGTCCGTGACCGCGCTCACGATCGTCGACCCGCTGCCCACCGCTGGCGACCGCATGCTCGACCAGGGCGGTCCCCGCGACTCAGCGTGGCGCCCCGTCTTCGACGAGTCGTTCGGCCTGAGCTTCACCGGAATGCCGGCGGGTGCTACGGCCAGCTGGCACGTCAGCACCGACTCCGCAGTGTGTGTCGGCACCGGCCCGAGCTCCGCGTGGGGCACCGACAGCACGTGTGCCGCAAACACCTGGGTTCCCGAGTCAACGTTCTCGGGAGACTGGGCGGATGTCACGGGCATCCGGGTGGTCTACGACTTCACCGGAACCGCGACGGGACTCCTCGAACCGGGTGCCGGCGTGACCTTGCTGATGCGCACGATCAACGAGCCCGTCACCGCTGCCGACGCGAGCCTCGCTCCCGTCACAGCCCCCGTAGGATCCCCCGTTGCGTGGAACCAGATGGGAACAACCGCCACGTTCGTGACGAGCCCGGCCATGCGCCGTGCCCCCGCGAAGGTCGGTGTGACCCTCGCCTCCGGTCCGCTCAGCGTGACCAAGGTCGTTGATGGAGATGCGGCGGCCCACGCCCCCGCATCCTTCGACGTGAACGTGTCGTGTGAGGTTGGCGGGGTTCCCGTGAACCTCGGATCGGCCGCAGTACTCACGCTTGACGCATCGAACTCCCTCACGAACCGCATCGACGGCATCCCGCTCGGCGCGGAGTGCACGGTCGCTGAGGCTGGGGCTCTCGGCGCCTACAACGAGACGATGCGAACGGGTGACGTGACGGTGCTCACGATCGACACCGCAGCATCCGCCGCCGACGCTGTTCCCGCTGCGCAGACCGCGACCATCACCAATACCTACGAGTGGGGAAGCCTCGCGATCAACAAGATCGCGAACAAGGCCTTCGCCGCTATCGGTGAAGACGTGACCTACACGATCACCGTCACCAACACGGGCGAGCGCACGGCGGTTGCACAGACTGTCAGCGACACGTTGCCCGAGTCGGCCAGGGTCGTCTCGACGAGTCCCGTCGCAGCACAGAGCGGAACCGAACTCGAGTGGGACATCGCCTCGCTCGCGCCCGGTGACAGCACGTCGTTCACGGTGGTCGTTCAGTACGACGGAGTCGGCACGCGCGTCAATAGCGCGTCGGTGACCGTGCCGCCCGGCCCGTGGCTGCCCGTCACACCGGCAGACCCATGCGGCGACGACCCCACCGCGTCGTGCGTGAGTGTGAGCGTGCTCGCCCTCACCGTGACAGGAGTCTCAGGCCTCGACTTCGCGCTCATGCTCGGACTCGTGCTTCTGATCGTCGGTGCTCTCATCGCAATCGCCCAGAGAGGCAGGATGCGCACGGCGTAA
- a CDS encoding class II glutamine amidotransferase has translation MCRLLGFVSRTETTIPDALGTDFEAFTALSAGLHADGWGLAAENASGRTHAIAAEAAHSSARYAAAFSGTRTTSAIAHLRAATLDLAVAERNTHPFIHGNLSFAHNGSIREVAAIEPLIDADLRATLQGETDSERYLLALVSEMRRSSVVDAVRTVAEQLGDVADEASINALLLTPDELIIVADDPAKAPAFLGADYYELSYTVTDDYTAVASSGWEREGWHRVPERSVLTLDRRTLELRASTTLTGPSLPRSPSPPRARYLRHRSPSPASC, from the coding sequence ATGTGCCGCCTCCTGGGATTCGTGTCTCGCACCGAGACGACGATTCCGGATGCCCTCGGCACCGATTTCGAGGCCTTCACGGCACTGTCGGCCGGCCTCCACGCCGACGGCTGGGGCCTTGCCGCCGAGAACGCATCGGGTCGCACTCACGCCATCGCCGCCGAGGCCGCTCACTCGAGTGCCCGCTATGCCGCGGCATTCTCGGGCACCCGCACGACCAGCGCGATAGCTCACCTCAGGGCGGCGACCCTCGACCTGGCCGTAGCCGAGCGCAACACCCACCCGTTCATCCACGGCAACCTTTCGTTCGCCCACAACGGTTCGATTCGCGAGGTGGCCGCAATCGAGCCCCTCATCGACGCTGACCTGCGGGCTACCCTTCAGGGCGAGACCGACAGCGAGCGCTACCTGCTCGCGCTCGTGTCGGAGATGCGCCGATCATCCGTTGTCGACGCCGTTCGCACGGTCGCCGAGCAACTCGGCGATGTCGCCGACGAGGCCAGCATCAACGCCCTCCTGCTCACACCGGACGAGCTCATCATCGTGGCGGACGACCCCGCCAAGGCCCCGGCATTTCTCGGAGCCGACTATTACGAGCTCAGCTACACGGTCACCGACGATTACACCGCCGTCGCCTCGAGCGGCTGGGAGCGCGAGGGCTGGCACCGCGTGCCCGAGCGCTCGGTGCTCACGCTCGACCGCCGCACGCTCGAGCTGCGCGCATCCACGACCTTGACGGGGCCTTCGCTGCCCCGCTCGCCTTCGCCGCCTAGAGCACGCTACCTACGACACCGGTCGCCCTCGCCGGCTAGCTGCTGA
- a CDS encoding NAD(P)/FAD-dependent oxidoreductase — protein MAGFTSEAERGVLEHEFAEIEKRGGQVDFARISGDELRQIEPSISGSVTHGMRIADQRYINPPLYVASLAEAVQARGGEIVSDAAVTGIRADDSVVIETQGADGRPGADFTADHVVIATGTWLGKLARPFGVRQLVQAGRGYSFSVRPEVVPTHPIYFPTQRVACTPLGDRLRVGGMMEFRPADAPADPRRIRTLVDAAGPLFDGVDWGTREDEWVGSRPCTPDGLPLVGSTRSPRVHVAGGHGMWGVTLGPLTGRILADHIVGRGEHPLMRAFDPLR, from the coding sequence TTGGCAGGCTTCACGAGCGAAGCAGAGCGGGGCGTGCTCGAGCACGAGTTCGCCGAAATCGAGAAGCGCGGCGGGCAAGTTGATTTCGCGCGCATCTCGGGCGATGAGCTCAGGCAGATCGAACCGTCCATCAGCGGCTCGGTGACCCACGGCATGCGCATCGCGGACCAGCGCTACATCAACCCGCCGCTCTATGTGGCGTCGCTCGCCGAGGCTGTGCAGGCGCGCGGGGGCGAGATCGTGTCGGATGCTGCGGTCACCGGTATCCGCGCCGACGACTCGGTCGTCATCGAGACGCAGGGTGCAGACGGTCGCCCAGGCGCGGATTTCACGGCCGACCATGTTGTCATCGCCACGGGCACGTGGCTCGGCAAGCTCGCCCGCCCGTTCGGGGTGAGGCAACTCGTGCAGGCCGGCCGTGGCTACAGCTTCAGCGTTCGCCCCGAGGTGGTGCCGACGCATCCGATCTATTTTCCGACGCAGCGGGTGGCGTGCACCCCGTTGGGCGATCGGCTGAGGGTGGGCGGAATGATGGAGTTTCGGCCAGCGGATGCTCCCGCCGATCCGCGTCGCATCCGCACGCTGGTCGACGCCGCTGGTCCGCTCTTCGACGGTGTCGATTGGGGCACGCGCGAGGACGAGTGGGTGGGGTCGCGACCCTGCACGCCGGATGGGTTGCCGCTCGTGGGTAGCACGCGCTCGCCGCGGGTGCATGTGGCCGGAGGTCACGGAATGTGGGGCGTGACGCTGGGCCCGCTGACGGGGCGCATACTCGCTGACCACATTGTGGGGCGGGGCGAGCATCCGCTGATGAGGGCGTTCGACCCGCTTCGGTAG
- a CDS encoding GntR family transcriptional regulator, producing MLVIDPRSAVPPFEQVRAQLLTQITSGKLAAGAKLPTVRRLAEDLGIAPNTVARSYRELEAAGLIETRGRAGSFVAARGDAAERQVQEAARHYADLVRRLGVSEDAALAWAEAALRA from the coding sequence ATGCTCGTCATCGACCCGCGGTCTGCCGTGCCGCCATTCGAACAGGTGAGGGCGCAGCTCCTGACTCAGATCACCTCGGGCAAGCTCGCGGCAGGGGCAAAGCTGCCCACCGTGCGGCGGCTGGCCGAAGACCTGGGAATCGCGCCCAACACCGTTGCCCGCAGCTACCGCGAACTCGAGGCTGCTGGGCTCATCGAGACGCGGGGCAGAGCGGGTTCCTTCGTTGCGGCTCGGGGTGACGCCGCTGAACGGCAAGTCCAGGAGGCGGCGCGACACTACGCCGACCTGGTGCGTCGACTCGGGGTGAGCGAAGACGCCGCCCTCGCCTGGGCAGAGGCGGCACTGCGCGCCTAG
- a CDS encoding TrmH family RNA methyltransferase — protein sequence MNTANPTHEFSTNGVGPWQGEWPTDERYDPELLKHGDTRNVIDRYRYWSMAAIVADLDEHRHPFHVAIENWQHDMNIGSIVRSANAFAADTVHIIGRRRWNKRGAMVTDRYQHVVHHADVAAFVEWARADDMPIIAIDNVPGSVIIETFDLPERCVLLFGQEGPGLSPEAIEAADAVVEISQFGSTRSINASAAAAVAMHAWVLQHISFPG from the coding sequence GTGAATACCGCTAACCCCACGCACGAGTTTTCGACCAACGGCGTCGGGCCGTGGCAGGGGGAGTGGCCCACCGACGAGCGCTATGACCCTGAGCTGTTGAAGCACGGCGACACGCGCAACGTGATCGACCGCTACCGCTACTGGAGCATGGCGGCGATCGTCGCCGACCTCGATGAGCATCGGCATCCGTTCCATGTCGCCATCGAGAACTGGCAGCACGACATGAACATCGGGTCGATCGTGCGCAGCGCTAACGCGTTCGCCGCCGACACCGTGCACATCATCGGCCGCCGCCGCTGGAACAAGCGCGGCGCGATGGTCACCGACCGCTACCAGCACGTCGTGCACCATGCGGATGTTGCTGCGTTCGTCGAGTGGGCGCGCGCCGATGACATGCCGATTATTGCGATCGACAACGTGCCCGGCAGTGTGATCATCGAGACATTCGACCTGCCCGAGCGTTGCGTTCTGCTCTTCGGCCAGGAGGGGCCGGGCCTGTCGCCCGAGGCGATCGAGGCGGCGGATGCTGTGGTCGAGATTTCGCAGTTCGGCTCGACGCGGTCGATCAATGCGTCGGCGGCTGCGGCGGTCGCGATGCACGCGTGGGTTTTGCAGCACATTTCGTTCCCGGGCTGA
- a CDS encoding NAD(P)H-quinone oxidoreductase, producing MRAIVISSTEGDGTLAVAGVDEPEMQPGHIRIRVAAAAINRADVAQRQGSYPSPPGSPDWPGLEVSGIVSEIAPDVTGFAVGDRVCALLAGGGYSEEVVAPAALALHVPDSLDLQDAAALPEAIATVWSNVFMSAQLQPGETLLVHGGGSGIGTMAIQLAKLSGARVAVTAGSAEKLALCAELGADVLINYRTEDFVERVKEEWGGADVILDIMGGSYMARNIQALAMDGRIMVIANQSGENADVNPFFLMRKRGRIWGTTLRARPLDQKTAIMDEIRATAWPWVESGQLVPVIDSRFSFDEAAAAHAHLESSAHTGKILLIP from the coding sequence ATGCGCGCGATCGTCATCTCGTCGACAGAAGGCGACGGCACCCTGGCGGTGGCAGGGGTCGATGAGCCCGAGATGCAGCCCGGTCACATTCGCATCAGAGTGGCCGCCGCCGCGATCAACCGTGCTGACGTGGCGCAGCGCCAGGGTAGCTATCCGTCGCCTCCCGGCTCGCCTGACTGGCCCGGCCTCGAGGTTTCGGGCATCGTCTCTGAGATCGCGCCGGACGTCACCGGGTTTGCCGTTGGTGATCGGGTGTGTGCCCTCCTCGCGGGCGGCGGGTACTCAGAGGAGGTCGTTGCGCCAGCCGCGCTCGCGCTCCACGTTCCCGATTCGCTGGACCTGCAGGATGCCGCGGCGCTGCCCGAGGCGATCGCGACGGTGTGGTCGAACGTCTTTATGAGCGCCCAGTTGCAGCCCGGCGAAACGCTGCTGGTTCACGGAGGTGGCAGCGGAATCGGCACCATGGCCATCCAACTCGCGAAGCTCTCGGGCGCGAGGGTTGCCGTGACGGCCGGTTCGGCAGAGAAACTGGCGCTGTGCGCCGAGTTGGGCGCCGATGTGCTCATCAACTACCGCACCGAGGATTTCGTCGAACGGGTCAAGGAGGAGTGGGGCGGCGCCGATGTGATCCTCGACATCATGGGCGGGTCGTATATGGCGCGCAACATCCAGGCGCTTGCGATGGATGGTCGCATCATGGTCATCGCGAATCAGAGTGGCGAAAACGCTGACGTCAACCCGTTCTTTCTCATGCGCAAGCGGGGACGTATCTGGGGCACCACCCTGCGCGCACGGCCGCTCGACCAGAAGACCGCGATCATGGACGAGATTCGCGCCACAGCCTGGCCCTGGGTCGAGTCGGGGCAGCTCGTCCCCGTCATCGATAGCCGGTTCTCGTTCGACGAGGCTGCCGCCGCTCATGCGCACCTCGAGTCGTCGGCCCACACGGGCAAGATCCTGCTGATTCCGTGA